A portion of the Channa argus isolate prfri chromosome 19, Channa argus male v1.0, whole genome shotgun sequence genome contains these proteins:
- the ptchd1 gene encoding patched domain-containing protein 1 yields the protein MLVSAPGLSGRWERLEPRPRARMLRQVLHAGLRTSFHALGRFVAGHPVFFASAPVLLSILLGASFSRYRVEEDVESLLAPKHSLAKIEGNLVESLFPVNRSKHSLYSDLQTPGRYGRVIVTTRKGSVLDPVHLDTILKLHRQIYQMQVTVPATGFNSFNYSFSYLCLPDDKNVCIVDDIIRAMEEIQSARISNRSIPVLRYPITQLADGRHAYIGHQLGGVQGWGPSGAVRGPGTGAKGEGVRSARALQLTYYLQARGSLMDRVASQWEKAFCAELQHFSALHPKLGLYPSTSSSLRTDFQFSSVLARRPLLASLGVCGVLAILCCSMRDCVRSKPWLGLLALLSITLSGLTAAGILNLTGATYNSTYLGIPFVMLGHGLFGSFEMLSSWRRTREDQHVKERVASVFEDVMLRFSGSTMLHLMTLGLAASPLTNMEAVRLFCRTAALAITISYVYMLSFYSSCLVFTGYLETGYRHGCFCRRVPKPDRLDSKPAWYRCLMYTRYQDETQTTNAPNAVGDSHAHPPNPSLTHPHAHTHTHTANNANIDGHSHVANSTHPHPHTHFTSSTDPHPQDSHLLLGCVRHCYGDWITNTYVKPFVVLLYLIYISFGLMGFLQVTQGSDPSALVAMDTATVLYTRAQQRYFSSYSPVIGFYIYESAPYWNASVQRDLLEYAKGFQRISWLEAYLNYLTDRNQSTSQPRENFTRTLRHSFLREPQFAHFADDIIFAERGQGEEPDVAASRIFLVAKTTENKREEMSVLLDTLRRLSLTSRVRFLIFNPSFVYLDRYAAAVSSPLRHSLLAVLFLLGLSSLAVVEPLVSVWLGLTLLSVQFGVLGFMTLWGVELDCMSVLCLISALGHSADCSGPLLCGFTGGRGESRTRWVRVALERHGVPSLQTLICYSAALVPVGSVRSNLTHTLFRCLALTAGCSALHTLAFLPTLLTFLPPSKSRSHGPGEEGQIQEVESVEMNDSTRVVDQITTV from the exons ATGCTCGTCAGTGCACCGGGGCTTTCCGGTCGGTGGGAGAGGCTCGAGCCGAGGCCGCGCGCTAGGATGCTGCGCCAGGTGTTGCACGCGGGCCTGAGGACTTCCTTCCACGCGCTGGGTCGGTTCGTGGCGGGCCACCCGGTGTTCTTCGCCTCGGCGCCCGTGCTCCTCTCCATCCTGCTCGGCGCCAGCTTCAGCCGGTATCGCGTGGAGGAGGACGTGGAGAGCCTGCTCGCGCCCAAGCACAGCCTGGCCAAGATCGAGGGCAACCTGGTCGAAAGCCTGTTCCCCGTGAACCGCTCTAAGCACTCGCTCTACTCAGACCTGCAGACACCGGGCCGATACGGGCGCGTGATTGTCACCACCCGAAAGGGGAGCGTGCTGGACCCGGTTCACCTGGACACCATATTAAAG CTCCACAGGCAGATCTACCAGATGCAGGTGACGGTGCCGGCCACAGGCTTCAACAGCTTCAACTACTCCTTCTCCTACCTCTGTCTGCCTGATGACAAGAACGTGTGCATCGTCGACGACATCATTCGTGCCATGGAGGAGATCCAGTCGGCTCGCATCTCCAACCGCTCCATCCCAGTCCTGCGGTACCCAATCACGCAGCTGGCAGATGGGCGCCACGCATACATCGGCCACCAGCTGGGTGGTGTGCAGGGCTGGGGTCCCAGCGGTGCAGTGCGAGGCCCCGGGACAGGAGCGAAAGGGGAAGGCGTCCGTTCTGCCCGAGCACTGCAGCTCACCTACTACCTCCAAGCCCGAGGCAGCCTGATGGACAGAGTGGCTAGCCAATGGGAAAAGGCCTTCTGTGCAGAGTTACAGCACTTTTCAGCCTTGCACCCTAAGTTGGGGCTCTACCCTTCTACTTCCTCGTCTCTGAGGACAGACTTCCAGTTTTCTTCTGTGCTGGCACGACGGCCCCTGTTGGCCAGCTTGGGGGTTTGTGGCGTATTAGCCATTCTCTGCTGCTCTATGAGGGACTGTGTGAGATCCAAACCCTGGTTAGGTCTGCTAGCTCTCCTGTCAATCACACTGTCAGGCCTCACTGCTGCTGGGATATTAAACCTGACCGGAGCCACGTACAACTCCACATATCTGGGCATCCCGTTTGTCATGCTTG GTCACGGCCTTTTCGGCTCTTTTGAGATGCTGTCATCATGGAGGCGAACCCGCGAGGACCAGCACGTGAAGGAGCGTGTGGCGAGCGTCTTTGAGGATGTTATGCTGCGGTTTTCAGGCTCCACCATGCTGCACCTGATGACCCTGGGCCTTGCTGCCTCGCCGCTCACTAACATGGAAGCAGTCCGGCTCTTCTGCCGTACCGCCGCACTGGCCATTACCATCAGCTACGTTTACATGTTGTCCTTCTACAGTTCCTGTCTGGTGTTTACAGGATACTTAGAGACTGGATACAGACACGGCTGCTTCTGCCGGAGAGTCCCAAAGCCAGACCGTCTGGACTCCAAACCAGCCTGGTACAGGTGTCTGATGTACACACGCTACCAGGACGAGACTCAAACGACTAACGCACCCAATGCAGTCGGCGACAGTCACGCTCACCCACCAAATCCAAGCCTAACTCAtccgcatgcacacacacacacacacactgccaacAACGCTAACATAGATGGACACAGCCATGTGGCCAACTCCACACATCCACACCCTCATACACACTTCACATCTAGCACAGACCCTCATCCTCAGGATTCTCACCTTTTGTTGGGATGTGTGAGGCATTGCTATGGCGACTGGATTACTAACACCTACGTAAAACCTTTTGTGGTCCTGCTGTACCTGATTTACATCTCCTTCGGTCTGATGGGCTTCCTGCAG GTGACCCAGGGTTCGGACCCCAGTGCACTGGTTGCCATGGATACAGCGACAGTATTATACACTCGTGCCCAGCAGCGTTACTTCAGCTCATATTCCCCTGTCATAGGATTTTACATCTATGAAAGCGCCCCCTACTGGAACGCCTCAGTGCAGCGGGACCTGCTGGAATACGCCAAAGGCTTCCAGCGAATCAGCTGGCTGGAGGCTTACCTGAACTACCTGACAGACCGCAACCAGTCCACGAGCCAGCCGCGGGAAAACTTCACACGCACCCTCCGCCACTCCTTTCTCCGCGAGCCGCAGTTTGCCCACTTCGCAGATGACATCATATTTGCGGAGCGTGGCCAGGGGGAGGAGCCTGATGTGGCAGCATCTCGAATCTTCTTGGTCgccaaaacaacagaaaacaagcGCGAAGAGATGTCGGTGCTGCTGGACACACTGCGACGCCTGTCACTGACATCTCGAGTTCGCTTCCTCATCTTTAACCCCTCCTTTGTGTATTTGGACCGCTACGCTGCAGCGGTCAGCTCCCCCCTCAGACACTCACTGCTGGCGGTGCTCTTCCTGTTGGGTTTGTCCTCTCTGGCTGTTGTGGAGCCCCTGGTGTCCGTGTGGCTGGGCCTCACCCTGCTCTCTGTCCAGTTTGGCGTATTGGGCTTTATGACCTTATGGGGAGTGGAGTTGGactgcatgtctgtgttgtgtctAATCTCAGCTCTGGGGCACTCTGCAGACTGCAGCGGCCCCCTCCTTTGCGGCTTCACTGGGGGACGGGGTGAAAGCAGGACTCGCTGGGTGAGAGTGGCACTGGAGAGACACGGGGTTCCCTCCCTACAGACACTCATCTGCTACAGTGCCGCTCTGGTGCCTGTCGGCTCTGTACGCTccaacctcacacacacactgtttcgTTGCCTCGCCCTCACGGCCGGCTGCTCGGCCCTTCACACGCTGGCATTTCTGCCCACCCTCCTCACTTTTCTGCCACCCTCCAAGAGCCGGAGTCACGGACCTGGAGAAGAGGGGCAGATACAGGAAGTGGAGAGTGTTGAAATGAACGACAGCACCCGAGTGGTGGACCAGATCACCACCGTCTGA